The proteins below are encoded in one region of Maribacter aestuarii:
- a CDS encoding DUF4199 domain-containing protein — protein MKNYALPIRFGIAASGSLIAYFLILSLLGLHTNVFYSLFNGVITGFSIYEAIKYYKIKKGSAFRYSTGFMAGLITGGVATLIFTLFFALYSTELSPGFLEELSTKWASTYQSFEAIVFLVVATMGFVTTIVLTLSFMQLFKSTNNPNVKENQIP, from the coding sequence ATGAAAAACTATGCATTACCAATCAGGTTTGGAATTGCCGCAAGCGGTAGTTTAATAGCCTATTTTTTAATCTTGTCGCTCTTGGGGTTACACACCAATGTTTTTTACAGCCTTTTTAATGGCGTAATAACTGGGTTTAGTATTTACGAGGCCATAAAATATTACAAGATTAAAAAAGGAAGCGCTTTCAGATACAGTACCGGATTTATGGCAGGGTTGATCACCGGAGGGGTTGCAACATTGATTTTCACGCTCTTTTTCGCACTGTATTCCACGGAACTTTCTCCGGGATTTTTAGAGGAACTTTCAACAAAGTGGGCCAGTACCTACCAAAGTTTTGAGGCCATTGTATTTCTTGTGGTTGCCACTATGGGATTTGTTACTACCATAGTACTAACATTATCTTTCATGCAACTTTTTAAGTCTACCAATAATCCGAATGTTAAGGAGAACCAAATTCCATAA
- a CDS encoding pyridoxal-phosphate dependent enzyme: MQKRDILDCHSRIKPYIHRTPVLTSRLINEKIGAEVYFKCENFQRAGAYKIRGATNAILQLSEEQRAKGVVTHSSGNFAQAVALAATNLGISAHIVMPTSAPKVKKVGVEQYKGIIYECEPTLEARQSLADKIAQKTGATFLHPSNDLNVILGQGTAALELLENYPNLDYIFCPVGGGGLIAGSAVVAHYFGTDCEVIGGEPFEADDAYRSLKSGKIEGNKTVNTIADGLRTTLGDNNFPIIKEHVSKIVRVEEDEIISAMHLVWERMKIIIEPSSAVTVAALIRDATENPKAYKEKKVGIIISGGNVDLQNLPF, translated from the coding sequence ATGCAAAAGCGAGATATATTGGATTGCCATAGCAGAATAAAGCCTTATATACACCGTACGCCCGTTCTCACCTCCAGACTGATCAATGAAAAGATTGGAGCCGAAGTCTATTTTAAATGTGAAAATTTTCAGCGGGCAGGAGCTTACAAAATCCGTGGGGCTACCAATGCCATTTTACAATTGTCCGAGGAACAAAGGGCAAAGGGGGTGGTTACCCATTCTTCTGGTAATTTTGCGCAAGCGGTTGCCTTGGCCGCCACCAATCTAGGTATTTCGGCTCATATTGTTATGCCGACTTCTGCGCCCAAAGTAAAAAAGGTTGGGGTAGAACAGTATAAGGGAATCATATATGAATGTGAACCAACCTTAGAGGCAAGACAATCCCTGGCGGATAAAATTGCGCAGAAAACCGGAGCAACTTTTCTACACCCTTCCAATGACCTGAACGTTATTTTAGGTCAGGGCACTGCGGCCTTAGAGTTGCTGGAAAATTATCCAAACCTTGATTATATATTTTGTCCGGTGGGTGGTGGTGGCCTTATCGCTGGGTCCGCCGTGGTTGCACATTATTTTGGGACTGATTGTGAGGTCATTGGTGGGGAACCTTTTGAAGCAGATGACGCTTACAGATCTCTGAAAAGTGGTAAAATCGAAGGGAATAAAACCGTAAATACGATTGCGGATGGTCTGAGAACTACGTTGGGCGACAATAATTTTCCTATTATAAAAGAACACGTATCCAAAATTGTTAGGGTTGAAGAGGATGAAATTATTTCTGCAATGCATTTGGTCTGGGAACGTATGAAAATTATCATTGAACCTTCTAGTGCGGTAACCGTAGCCGCTTTAATTAGAGATGCCACTGAAAATCCTAAAGCTTATAAAGAAAAAAAAGTGGGTATAATTATTTCAGGTGGAAATGTAGATTTACAAAATCTGCCTTTCTAA
- a CDS encoding SDR family oxidoreductase has translation MNILLTGATGTLGSQVLFCLLEEKFDTINRIYLPVREKKALSPMARILGMLESGFTPEFIQTNRNELLDKINVVCAKDILNPERFLEGVRITHFIHSAGFVNLSTLPEAKEDIFKKNYAFTKSIFEAYAHCIDKFIYISTAFSAGNIGGIMDNDYLTSSPNSHRNHYEASKFATEQYLVSIGKVKDIPVQILRPSVLGGNILKTPSLFISKYKVFYLFAKFFHGNTTKGRVRITAHKDSGLNIIPVDYAAKVITTVFDKDITQLNIVHSKTTHINSGIKKILAAVAFDNFSLTHEIIDQKSGFESKLEQFYYKTIGVHLTPYLTSKPCEWDTTLLQQILPIPEYNLENYLRDTIHFAKEQGFKDQRW, from the coding sequence ATGAATATTTTATTGACCGGTGCCACGGGAACCCTAGGTTCTCAGGTTCTGTTTTGCTTGCTAGAAGAGAAATTCGACACTATAAATAGGATATACCTTCCTGTGAGAGAAAAGAAAGCGCTTTCACCGATGGCCAGAATCTTAGGAATGTTAGAAAGTGGGTTTACACCGGAATTCATTCAAACCAATCGTAATGAACTTTTGGACAAAATAAACGTAGTATGTGCAAAGGATATTTTAAACCCTGAGCGATTCTTAGAAGGTGTTCGCATTACCCATTTTATCCATTCCGCCGGATTTGTAAACCTATCCACGTTGCCGGAAGCAAAGGAAGACATTTTTAAGAAAAACTATGCCTTTACCAAATCGATTTTTGAAGCATATGCACACTGTATTGATAAGTTTATCTACATAAGCACGGCTTTTTCCGCAGGTAATATTGGTGGAATAATGGACAACGATTATTTGACCTCATCGCCAAACTCTCATAGAAACCACTATGAAGCTTCTAAATTTGCGACTGAACAGTATTTGGTATCTATTGGAAAAGTTAAAGATATACCCGTTCAAATTCTAAGACCTAGTGTCCTAGGCGGCAATATTCTGAAAACGCCTAGTCTCTTTATCTCAAAATATAAGGTCTTTTACCTCTTTGCTAAGTTCTTTCATGGAAATACAACCAAAGGCCGTGTACGGATAACGGCACACAAAGATAGCGGTCTCAACATTATACCTGTGGATTATGCAGCAAAGGTTATTACGACTGTATTTGATAAGGATATTACCCAACTGAATATTGTACATTCTAAAACAACCCATATCAACAGCGGCATAAAGAAAATCTTAGCTGCCGTTGCTTTTGACAATTTTAGCCTTACCCATGAGATTATCGACCAGAAGTCTGGTTTTGAATCGAAACTAGAACAATTTTACTATAAGACCATTGGTGTGCACCTCACGCCTTATCTCACCTCCAAACCCTGCGAGTGGGATACCACCCTTTTACAACAAATTTTGCCTATTCCGGAATACAATCTTGAAAATTATTTAAGAGATACCATACATTTTGCCAAGGAACAAGGGTTCAAGGACCAGCGGTGGTAA
- a CDS encoding 5' nucleotidase, NT5C type → MIIFVDMDEVIADTYGAHIEIYNSEFGGQLTAQSCLGNEVWRMVPEAHQESVRKHATRKGFFRDLKPIADSIPILKRLSEVHQVYIASAAMQFPNSLEEKSDWLDEHLPFIPWQNRILCGHKHILKGDVLIDDRSYNLERFDGRSLQFTSPHNVNTEGFERVNSWKEVAEKLL, encoded by the coding sequence ATGATCATTTTTGTTGATATGGATGAAGTTATCGCAGATACCTACGGCGCCCATATAGAAATTTATAATTCGGAATTTGGCGGACAGCTCACAGCGCAAAGTTGTTTAGGAAACGAGGTCTGGAGGATGGTGCCAGAAGCACATCAGGAAAGTGTTCGTAAACATGCCACCAGAAAGGGATTCTTTAGGGATTTAAAGCCCATAGCCGACAGCATTCCAATTCTAAAAAGACTTTCGGAAGTACATCAAGTTTACATCGCCTCCGCAGCCATGCAATTTCCTAATTCCCTGGAGGAAAAAAGCGATTGGCTGGATGAACATCTTCCTTTTATACCATGGCAAAATAGAATATTATGTGGTCACAAACACATATTAAAAGGTGATGTCCTTATTGATGATCGTAGTTATAATTTGGAACGTTTTGATGGCCGTTCCCTGCAATTTACCTCACCTCATAACGTAAACACGGAAGGCTTTGAACGGGTCAATTCTTGGAAAGAAGTAGCCGAGAAGCTGTTGTAA
- the rplU gene encoding 50S ribosomal protein L21 — MYAIVEMAGQQFKVAKDQKVYVHRLQTEEGKKVTFDNVLLLDDGTNVTIGAPAIDGAAVEAKVIKHLRGDKVIVFHKKRRKGYRKKNGHRQSLTEIVIESIVAKGAKKAKAAESKKAVPKKEAESKKVTGKAASVEVSVASKPKAKKASPKKESKADDLKKVEGIGPKIAETLIAAGISTFAELAKTKSEKIDEIISDVRGNHVTDTWPAQAKLAAEGKWDELKELQDNLDGGRK, encoded by the coding sequence ATGTACGCAATTGTAGAGATGGCAGGGCAGCAATTTAAAGTTGCAAAAGACCAAAAAGTGTACGTTCACCGTTTGCAGACAGAAGAAGGGAAAAAGGTAACTTTTGACAATGTTCTTCTTTTAGATGATGGTACGAACGTTACTATTGGCGCCCCGGCCATAGATGGAGCCGCTGTTGAGGCTAAAGTCATTAAGCACCTTAGAGGTGACAAAGTAATTGTCTTTCACAAGAAAAGACGTAAGGGTTACAGAAAGAAAAACGGACATCGCCAGTCCTTAACGGAAATCGTAATCGAAAGTATCGTTGCGAAGGGCGCTAAAAAAGCGAAAGCTGCAGAGTCCAAGAAGGCTGTTCCTAAAAAAGAGGCTGAATCTAAAAAGGTTACCGGCAAAGCCGCTTCTGTAGAAGTTTCAGTAGCTTCAAAGCCTAAGGCAAAAAAAGCTAGCCCCAAAAAGGAATCTAAAGCGGATGACTTGAAAAAGGTTGAAGGAATTGGACCTAAAATCGCTGAAACGTTGATTGCTGCAGGCATTTCTACATTTGCAGAATTGGCGAAGACCAAATCTGAAAAGATTGATGAAATTATTTCTGATGTTCGTGGTAATCATGTTACCGATACTTGGCCAGCACAGGCAAAATTGGCTGCAGAAGGCAAGTGGGACGAGCTTAAAGAATTACAAGATAATCTAGATGGAGGTAGAAAGTAA
- a CDS encoding MBL fold metallo-hydrolase, which translates to MGKIKKVLRGMVIITGGALIVIIIGTIFFVNISPEFGGSASGEQRKQYAKSNNYKDGTFINLDDVKMELGFSGFFKSIGSYFKPQPNTLPKKNINVQKIDSIEIIRYQGPTRLIWFGHSTFLLQMEGENLLIDPMFGDVPAPSPYLGTKRFSKSLPIEIEKLPKIDAVIFSHDHYDHLDYGSIQLLKDKVAMFYTPLGLGVHLTEWGVEKERIIELDWWENINFKQLKFICTPAQHFSGRGLTDRGKTLWSSWIIQSDTENIFFSGDSGYASHFKEIGEKYGPFDFAMMECGQYNELWKEIHMMPEETAQAGVEIKAKKIMPIHWGAFKLAMHAWTEPVERVSTKAKELGLPVVVPKIGEPIYLTETGKYQDKWWEKFN; encoded by the coding sequence ATGGGAAAAATTAAAAAAGTTCTGAGGGGAATGGTCATAATCACAGGAGGCGCACTAATAGTAATTATTATTGGAACGATATTTTTCGTTAATATCAGTCCTGAGTTTGGTGGCTCTGCTTCTGGGGAGCAAAGAAAGCAGTACGCAAAATCCAATAACTACAAAGATGGTACTTTCATAAATCTTGATGACGTAAAAATGGAGCTGGGGTTTAGTGGTTTTTTCAAAAGCATAGGCAGCTATTTTAAACCGCAACCTAATACCCTACCTAAGAAGAATATTAACGTTCAAAAAATCGATTCTATTGAAATTATTCGCTACCAAGGTCCGACCCGACTCATTTGGTTCGGGCATTCCACTTTCTTATTGCAAATGGAAGGCGAGAACTTACTAATTGACCCAATGTTCGGGGATGTTCCGGCACCTAGCCCATATTTAGGCACCAAGCGCTTTAGTAAAAGTTTACCAATTGAAATAGAGAAACTACCAAAGATTGATGCTGTTATTTTTTCGCATGACCATTACGACCATTTGGACTATGGTTCTATTCAGCTGTTAAAAGATAAAGTGGCCATGTTTTACACTCCCTTAGGACTTGGGGTGCATTTGACGGAATGGGGCGTTGAAAAGGAAAGGATTATAGAGTTGGATTGGTGGGAAAATATTAATTTTAAGCAGTTAAAATTTATATGCACTCCCGCACAACATTTCTCCGGAAGGGGCCTGACCGACCGTGGTAAAACCTTGTGGAGTTCATGGATTATACAATCGGATACAGAAAATATTTTCTTCAGTGGCGATAGTGGATATGCTTCACATTTCAAGGAAATCGGAGAGAAATATGGTCCTTTTGATTTTGCTATGATGGAGTGCGGACAGTACAACGAACTTTGGAAGGAAATTCATATGATGCCTGAAGAAACTGCGCAGGCCGGTGTGGAAATTAAGGCGAAGAAAATAATGCCGATTCATTGGGGAGCCTTTAAACTGGCCATGCATGCTTGGACAGAACCAGTTGAGCGTGTTTCCACTAAAGCCAAAGAATTAGGGTTGCCTGTTGTAGTTCCGAAAATTGGAGAACCCATTTATTTGACAGAAACAGGTAAATATCAGGACAAATGGTGGGAAAAATTTAATTAG
- the rpmA gene encoding 50S ribosomal protein L27: MAHKKGVGSSKNGRESESKRLGVKIFGGQAATAGNIIVRQRGTRHNPGENVYAGKDHTLHARVDGLVKFEKKAGGKSFVSIEPFEA, translated from the coding sequence ATGGCACATAAAAAAGGTGTAGGTAGTTCTAAGAACGGTAGGGAATCAGAATCGAAACGTTTAGGTGTTAAAATTTTTGGTGGCCAAGCCGCAACTGCTGGTAATATCATCGTTAGACAACGCGGAACAAGACATAATCCTGGTGAGAATGTGTATGCCGGGAAAGATCATACTTTGCATGCCCGTGTAGACGGACTCGTAAAGTTTGAAAAGAAAGCAGGAGGAAAATCCTTCGTATCTATTGAGCCTTTTGAGGCTTAG
- a CDS encoding head GIN domain-containing protein: MKKSIVTLALFFCFVAGVFSQTKTVNVDPFDKIIISPHIEVELVEGSEESVIIENAKVSMDKINVEVEGNTLRVYLDGAKTVTKSERVSSDNWKGKKSLYDGTMATAKITFKTLKNLSIRGEEVVKVKSPISQDDLKLTIYGESKVYFNELVLSELTVAIYGESYLEITNGKVDRQVYRAYGESEVNTSSMNNNETKITAYGESNFRVNVSDRLKVTCYGETKINYTGDAEVDKGIVIGEAEIRKIG, encoded by the coding sequence ATGAAAAAATCAATCGTAACACTAGCATTATTTTTCTGCTTTGTAGCAGGTGTCTTTTCCCAAACCAAAACCGTAAATGTTGACCCCTTCGATAAAATCATCATAAGTCCACATATTGAGGTGGAATTGGTAGAGGGTTCAGAAGAATCCGTAATTATAGAAAATGCCAAGGTTTCTATGGATAAAATCAATGTTGAAGTGGAAGGGAATACCTTAAGAGTATATCTTGATGGCGCCAAGACCGTGACCAAATCCGAGCGTGTTTCTTCGGATAATTGGAAAGGGAAAAAATCTTTGTACGATGGAACAATGGCCACAGCCAAAATCACCTTTAAGACACTTAAAAATCTTTCTATTCGAGGAGAGGAAGTTGTGAAGGTAAAGAGCCCAATAAGCCAAGATGATTTAAAGTTGACCATTTATGGAGAATCCAAAGTTTACTTTAATGAACTTGTCCTAAGTGAACTTACCGTTGCCATCTATGGCGAAAGTTATCTAGAAATTACCAATGGCAAGGTAGATAGACAGGTTTACAGGGCATATGGCGAGAGTGAAGTGAATACCTCTTCCATGAATAACAATGAGACTAAAATTACGGCCTACGGGGAAAGTAACTTTAGGGTAAACGTTTCAGATAGGCTAAAAGTCACTTGTTATGGTGAAACGAAAATAAACTATACAGGGGATGCCGAGGTAGATAAAGGAATCGTTATTGGCGAGGCGGAAATTAGAAAAATAGGATAG
- the gldD gene encoding gliding motility lipoprotein GldD, with protein MKFRYAIVVIGLLLPVISCKEEPIPKPKAQMRLEYPAGKLATLETENFIFQYNQFANVESQDSKAITLTYPDMKGAIFLNYKKIDNNLGKLINDAKRLSYEHAVKADNIVEQPYVNPDEKIYGALFEVQGNAASQSQFFVTDSTEHFLTGAVYFATKPNYDSILPAAAYLQNDIRRIIESIKWKD; from the coding sequence ATGAAGTTTAGATATGCGATAGTGGTCATTGGATTACTCCTGCCGGTAATATCTTGTAAGGAAGAACCTATTCCAAAACCGAAGGCACAGATGCGTTTGGAATACCCCGCCGGCAAATTGGCCACTTTGGAAACCGAAAATTTTATTTTTCAGTACAATCAGTTTGCCAATGTCGAATCTCAAGACAGTAAAGCGATTACCTTGACTTATCCGGACATGAAGGGAGCGATATTTCTCAACTATAAAAAAATAGATAACAACTTAGGTAAGCTCATTAATGATGCAAAAAGGTTAAGCTATGAGCATGCCGTGAAAGCGGACAACATTGTGGAGCAACCCTACGTTAACCCTGACGAAAAAATTTATGGCGCATTGTTTGAAGTTCAAGGGAATGCCGCCTCACAATCTCAATTTTTCGTAACGGACAGTACCGAACATTTTCTGACCGGGGCCGTTTATTTTGCCACAAAGCCCAACTACGATTCTATTCTTCCGGCAGCAGCATATCTGCAAAATGATATTAGACGGATTATAGAGTCTATAAAATGGAAAGATTAG
- a CDS encoding M16 family metallopeptidase gives MRKKLLSTSALLFSFVITSAQEVKYEEYNLNNGLHVILHQDNTAPVVTTSVMYHVGGKDRTEGRTGFAHFFEHLLFEGTENIEKGKWFEIVSSNGGKNNANTSQDRTYYYEVFPSNNLKLGLWMEAERMLHPVINQDGVDTQNEVVKEEKRLRYDNSPYGKILFTVSENLFKNHPYKDPNIGYMKDLDSASLEEFIEYKEKYYVPNNAVLVVAGDIDIPQTKQWISDYFKDIPRGAEVVRNYPSEEPITTEVKAVSYDPNIQIPATVIAYRTPGFKERDAYVLDMLSTYLSDGPTSKLYKKMVDDQKEALQVGAFNIGQEDYGMYLVFALPVGDTSLETLNTSIEEEIEKVRTNLISENDYKKLQNKFENRFVNSNSSVEGIAGSLATNYMLYGDTSLINKEIDIYRSVTREEIMEVAKKYLNPNQRVVIDYLPEENPSN, from the coding sequence ATGAGAAAAAAATTGCTATCAACTTCTGCCTTACTTTTTTCGTTCGTGATTACGAGCGCACAAGAGGTAAAGTATGAAGAGTACAACCTTAACAATGGTTTGCATGTAATCCTTCACCAAGATAATACGGCTCCGGTAGTCACTACCTCGGTCATGTATCATGTTGGAGGTAAAGACAGAACAGAAGGTAGAACCGGATTTGCCCATTTTTTCGAACATTTATTGTTCGAGGGTACCGAGAATATTGAAAAGGGGAAATGGTTTGAAATCGTATCCTCGAACGGTGGAAAAAACAATGCCAATACCTCCCAGGATAGAACCTATTACTACGAGGTATTCCCCTCCAATAATCTTAAACTAGGTCTTTGGATGGAAGCCGAACGTATGCTTCATCCAGTCATTAACCAAGACGGTGTGGATACACAGAACGAAGTTGTGAAGGAAGAGAAAAGATTGCGCTACGATAATTCACCCTACGGTAAAATTCTCTTTACGGTATCAGAAAACTTGTTCAAGAACCACCCTTACAAAGACCCGAATATTGGCTACATGAAAGATTTGGATTCGGCCTCTCTGGAGGAATTCATTGAGTATAAGGAAAAATACTACGTTCCCAACAATGCTGTCCTCGTGGTGGCAGGGGATATTGACATCCCTCAGACCAAGCAGTGGATATCTGACTACTTCAAGGACATCCCGAGAGGTGCAGAAGTCGTTCGCAACTATCCGTCAGAAGAGCCAATAACTACCGAAGTGAAGGCGGTATCCTATGACCCTAACATCCAAATTCCGGCCACTGTCATCGCTTACCGCACTCCGGGCTTTAAAGAAAGAGATGCCTATGTATTGGATATGCTCTCCACCTACTTAAGTGATGGCCCAACTTCCAAACTTTACAAAAAGATGGTAGACGACCAAAAAGAAGCACTGCAGGTAGGTGCTTTCAATATAGGTCAGGAAGATTATGGCATGTATTTGGTCTTTGCACTGCCCGTTGGGGACACTTCGTTGGAAACATTGAATACTTCTATTGAAGAAGAAATAGAGAAGGTTAGGACAAACTTGATTTCTGAAAACGACTACAAAAAATTACAAAACAAGTTTGAAAATAGGTTTGTGAATTCCAACTCCAGTGTGGAAGGTATTGCCGGGTCCTTGGCCACTAATTATATGTTGTATGGCGATACTTCGCTCATCAACAAGGAAATAGATATTTACCGGTCCGTTACCCGCGAAGAGATAATGGAAGTTGCCAAAAAGTACCTTAATCCAAACCAACGTGTAGTAATAGACTATCTACCCGAAGAAAATCCATCAAATTAA
- a CDS encoding M16 family metallopeptidase — protein MKKYYILFIGILSALTVHAQVDRTKMPEPRPAPEINLEEPQSFQLKNGLKVMVVENHKLPRVSIQLTIDNPPILEGEKAGVSSLTGSLLGKGSKNISKDEFNEEIDFLGARMSFGPQSAYTSSLSKYFPRILELMADAAINPNFTQEEFEKEKEKLITGLKTEEKDVAAIAGRVQRALAYGKNHPYGEFTTEATVNNVILEDVEQFYRDYFVPANAYLVIIGDVEFEKAKELAEKAFTPWTKAAPPSFTYSTPNDAQYTQINFVDMPNAVQSEIAVQNLVELKMKNEDYLPALVANQILGGGGEGRLFLNLREDKGYTYGSYSSIGDDKYDVSRFRATASVRNMVTDSSVVEILKEIDKIVNEPVTEKELENTKAKYAGRFVMALEQPQTIAAYALNIEKENLPKDFYKTYLERLDKITVSDVQKAAQKYFSTSNARVVVAGKGSEVLENLENVSINGKKIPVQYYDKMGEKTEKPDYSADMPEGVTSDEVLEKYIEAIGGKKTLEEVESYSMTAEAEMQGMKLELEMKKTSKDQFMQDVKMMGNSMSKQVFDGDKGYVMAQGQRKDFTEEEVSKIKEESAPFPELNYLLVGGITLEGIENVGDKKAYKIKVTDNKTVYYDVETGLKLQEVNLAEMQGQQVQQTLSYDDYKEVSGIMFPFKLTQSMGPQNIDFMFTEIKVNEGVTPADFE, from the coding sequence ATGAAAAAATATTATATCCTATTTATTGGAATTTTAAGTGCCCTTACAGTACATGCGCAAGTAGACCGCACCAAGATGCCCGAACCGAGACCCGCTCCCGAAATCAATCTTGAAGAACCTCAAAGCTTTCAGCTAAAGAACGGGTTAAAGGTCATGGTTGTTGAAAACCATAAATTACCAAGGGTGTCCATTCAATTGACTATTGACAACCCCCCCATTTTGGAGGGTGAGAAAGCTGGGGTATCCAGCTTAACCGGAAGTCTTTTAGGCAAAGGGTCTAAAAATATAAGTAAGGACGAATTTAATGAGGAAATAGATTTTCTTGGGGCACGAATGAGCTTTGGTCCACAAAGTGCCTATACAAGTTCGTTGTCCAAGTATTTTCCCAGAATATTGGAATTAATGGCAGATGCGGCTATAAATCCAAACTTCACACAGGAAGAATTCGAAAAAGAGAAGGAAAAATTGATTACCGGACTCAAAACTGAAGAAAAGGATGTTGCGGCAATTGCTGGTAGGGTTCAACGCGCTTTAGCTTATGGCAAGAATCACCCCTATGGGGAATTTACTACGGAAGCAACCGTGAATAACGTAATCCTGGAGGACGTAGAGCAGTTCTACCGTGACTATTTTGTTCCCGCCAATGCTTATCTCGTCATCATCGGTGATGTAGAATTTGAGAAAGCTAAAGAATTGGCAGAAAAGGCATTTACGCCGTGGACTAAAGCCGCGCCCCCCTCTTTTACTTATTCTACTCCGAATGACGCCCAATACACCCAAATTAATTTTGTAGATATGCCCAATGCGGTACAATCCGAGATTGCGGTGCAAAATTTGGTGGAGCTCAAAATGAAGAACGAAGATTACCTTCCTGCCCTAGTGGCCAACCAAATTTTAGGTGGCGGTGGCGAAGGCCGTCTATTCCTCAATCTCCGAGAAGACAAGGGTTACACTTATGGCTCTTATTCATCAATAGGGGATGATAAATATGATGTTTCCAGATTTAGGGCTACCGCCAGTGTACGCAATATGGTTACTGACAGTTCTGTTGTGGAAATACTAAAGGAAATTGATAAAATAGTCAATGAGCCGGTAACCGAGAAGGAATTGGAGAATACGAAGGCGAAATATGCTGGGAGATTTGTAATGGCCTTGGAACAGCCACAAACGATAGCTGCCTATGCCTTGAACATTGAAAAGGAGAACCTTCCAAAAGATTTTTACAAAACCTATTTAGAACGCTTGGACAAAATAACCGTATCCGATGTTCAAAAAGCTGCTCAAAAATATTTTTCTACAAGTAATGCAAGAGTGGTCGTTGCCGGCAAAGGCAGTGAGGTATTGGAAAATTTAGAAAATGTAAGCATAAACGGTAAAAAAATCCCCGTTCAATATTATGACAAAATGGGGGAGAAGACCGAAAAACCGGATTACAGTGCGGATATGCCCGAAGGTGTGACCTCCGATGAAGTCTTGGAGAAGTATATTGAAGCAATTGGAGGCAAGAAAACTTTAGAAGAGGTAGAATCGTATTCCATGACCGCCGAGGCCGAGATGCAAGGAATGAAACTGGAGCTTGAAATGAAAAAGACCTCAAAGGACCAATTCATGCAAGATGTTAAGATGATGGGGAATTCTATGAGCAAGCAAGTCTTTGATGGTGACAAAGGGTATGTAATGGCTCAAGGCCAACGTAAGGATTTTACGGAGGAAGAAGTTAGTAAAATTAAAGAAGAATCAGCTCCTTTTCCAGAGCTAAACTATCTATTAGTAGGTGGAATAACTTTAGAAGGGATAGAAAATGTTGGTGATAAAAAAGCCTACAAAATTAAGGTGACGGACAATAAAACCGTGTATTATGATGTTGAGACAGGGCTTAAATTACAAGAAGTAAATCTGGCCGAAATGCAAGGGCAACAAGTTCAACAAACACTTTCTTACGACGATTATAAAGAAGTCTCAGGAATTATGTTCCCGTTTAAATTAACGCAAAGTATGGGGCCTCAAAATATCGATTTTATGTTCACCGAAATTAAAGTTAATGAGGGTGTAACCCCAGCTGATTTCGAATAA